In the genome of Flavobacterium panacagri, one region contains:
- the apaG gene encoding Co2+/Mg2+ efflux protein ApaG, protein MVSQITRGIKISVLTSFEGTYFKNYKIHFAFSYVVTIENHSKDSVQLTSRHWEIFDSLNDLEVVDGEGVIGKKPVLKPGENHTYSSGCLLSSPYGAMKGHFNMINFTTTKTFKVIVPTFRMCAPFALN, encoded by the coding sequence ATGGTTTCTCAGATTACACGAGGCATAAAAATATCTGTTTTGACTAGTTTTGAAGGTACTTACTTCAAGAACTACAAGATTCACTTTGCTTTTAGTTATGTAGTTACGATTGAAAACCACAGTAAAGATTCTGTGCAGTTAACTTCACGTCACTGGGAAATTTTTGATTCTCTAAACGATCTAGAAGTAGTAGACGGTGAAGGTGTAATTGGTAAAAAACCAGTTTTAAAACCAGGTGAAAATCACACTTATAGTTCTGGTTGTTTATTATCATCTCCTTACGGAGCTATGAAAGGTCATTTTAATATGATCAATTTTACTACAACAAAAACATTCAAAGTAATTGTTCCTACCTTTAGAATGTGTGCTCCTTTTGCTTTAAATTAA
- the pruA gene encoding L-glutamate gamma-semialdehyde dehydrogenase, whose protein sequence is MLKGFFHVPKAVNEPVKGYAPNSPERAAVQAAYTTMWNSQIDVPLYIGSEEIRTGNTRNITAPHDHKHIVGKYHLAEKQHIEKAIANALESRKAWANMAWEQRAAIFLKAAELIAGPYRARINAATMIGQSKNIHQAEIDASCELIDFLRYNVEFMTQIYNDQPKSDSSVWNRVEYRPLEGFVYAITPFNFTAIAANLPASAAMMGNVVVWKPSDSQVFSTKIILEVFKEAGVPDGVINVVFGDALMITDTVLASRDFAGVHFTGSTHVFKDIWAKIGANIQNYKTYPRIVGETGGKDFIIAHPSANVKQVVTGITRGAFEFQGQKCSAASRAYIPQSLWPAVKEQLIADVKSMKMGSPEDFGNFITAVIHEGSFDKLASYIDQAKKDADAEIIVGGNYDKSVGYFVEPTVIVTTNPKYTTMETELFGPVITIYVYEDAKWEETLELVDTTSEYALTGAVFSQDRYAIEVATTKLQNAAGNFYINDKPTGAVVGMQPFGGARASGTNDKAGSALNLLRWASPRTIKETFVTPEDYRYPFLG, encoded by the coding sequence ATGCTTAAAGGATTTTTTCATGTACCAAAAGCGGTAAACGAACCTGTAAAAGGATACGCACCGAACTCACCAGAAAGAGCAGCTGTTCAAGCAGCTTACACCACAATGTGGAATTCTCAAATTGACGTTCCTTTATATATTGGAAGCGAAGAAATCAGAACTGGAAATACAAGAAACATTACTGCTCCACACGATCACAAACACATCGTTGGAAAATACCACTTAGCTGAAAAACAACATATCGAAAAAGCGATTGCAAATGCTCTTGAATCAAGAAAAGCATGGGCAAACATGGCATGGGAACAGCGTGCTGCTATTTTCTTAAAAGCTGCTGAACTTATCGCTGGCCCATACAGAGCTCGAATCAACGCTGCTACTATGATTGGCCAGTCTAAAAATATCCACCAGGCAGAAATCGATGCTTCTTGCGAGTTAATCGACTTTTTACGTTACAATGTGGAGTTTATGACTCAAATCTACAACGATCAGCCAAAATCAGATTCTTCTGTCTGGAATCGTGTAGAATACAGACCACTAGAAGGTTTTGTTTATGCTATTACTCCATTTAACTTTACTGCTATCGCTGCTAACCTTCCTGCAAGTGCTGCTATGATGGGTAACGTTGTAGTTTGGAAACCAAGTGACAGCCAAGTATTTTCTACGAAAATCATTTTAGAAGTTTTCAAAGAAGCTGGAGTTCCAGATGGTGTTATCAATGTAGTTTTTGGAGATGCTTTAATGATTACGGATACCGTTTTAGCAAGCCGTGATTTTGCCGGTGTTCACTTTACAGGTTCAACTCATGTATTCAAAGATATCTGGGCTAAAATTGGTGCAAACATCCAAAATTATAAAACGTATCCAAGAATCGTTGGAGAGACTGGAGGTAAAGATTTCATCATTGCACATCCAAGCGCAAACGTAAAACAAGTAGTTACAGGAATTACTCGTGGTGCTTTTGAATTCCAAGGACAAAAATGTTCTGCAGCTTCTAGAGCTTATATTCCGCAAAGTTTATGGCCAGCTGTAAAAGAACAATTAATTGCTGATGTAAAATCTATGAAAATGGGTTCTCCAGAAGATTTTGGAAACTTTATTACAGCAGTAATCCACGAAGGTTCTTTTGATAAATTAGCTAGTTATATTGACCAAGCTAAAAAAGACGCTGATGCTGAAATCATCGTTGGAGGAAATTATGATAAATCTGTTGGATACTTCGTTGAGCCAACAGTTATTGTAACTACAAATCCAAAATATACTACAATGGAAACTGAGTTGTTTGGACCGGTTATCACTATTTATGTTTATGAAGATGCTAAATGGGAAGAAACTTTAGAATTAGTTGATACTACTTCTGAATATGCTTTAACAGGAGCAGTTTTTAGCCAAGATCGTTATGCTATCGAGGTAGCAACTACTAAATTGCAAAATGCTGCTGGTAACTTCTACATCAATGATAAACCAACTGGAGCAGTTGTTGGAATGCAACCATTTGGAGGAGCAAGAGCTTCAGGAACTAACGATAAAGCAGGTTCTGCATTAAACTTACTACGATGGGCTTCTCCTAGAACCATCAAAGAAACTTTTGTAACTCCAGAAGATTACAGATATCCATTTTTAGGATAA
- a CDS encoding DUF5103 domain-containing protein: MSKFLYQSLLFFFFFSSITAQQVQNEVEPPYNIKTVSFVQNGSNVVPIFELGSSFAFQFDDLFGNEANYYFEILHCDYNWIPTAIPKTDYIGGLDNQRINDYSNSFNTLQIYSHYRLSFPNQFTTQIKFSGNYMLRILNEDRELVLSRKFILYENHSTVTAQVKRSRNLSNIDYKQNLDFAILSNDIVFQTPLQNVKVLLLQNGNFNTAIKNIIPQYTIGNQLVYKYDKETQFWGGNEFLYFENKDIRAANNNVAKIGSNGDIYNAHLYTNAARGNQIYTNYEDVNGNFVVKNINASNNDIEADYAWVYFTLSAPAFRLNKDIYITGMFNNYSLSPEYKMDYNTDKAVFEKAIMIKQGFTNFQYTVADKKGVIDNENAIDGNFYQTENEYTILVYYKEATDRYQRVIGKGNANSINIVN, encoded by the coding sequence ATGTCAAAATTTTTATATCAGAGCCTTTTATTTTTTTTCTTCTTTAGTTCAATAACTGCACAGCAAGTACAAAACGAGGTTGAACCACCTTATAATATTAAAACCGTTTCTTTTGTTCAAAACGGAAGTAATGTTGTTCCTATTTTTGAATTAGGTTCTTCGTTTGCTTTTCAGTTTGATGATTTATTTGGTAATGAAGCTAATTATTATTTTGAAATTCTGCATTGTGACTATAACTGGATACCAACCGCTATTCCGAAAACGGATTATATTGGCGGTTTAGACAATCAGAGAATTAATGATTATTCTAATTCATTTAATACACTTCAGATTTATTCGCATTACAGACTATCTTTTCCGAATCAGTTTACAACACAAATAAAGTTTTCTGGAAATTATATGTTGAGAATTCTAAATGAAGACCGAGAATTAGTGCTTTCGAGAAAGTTTATTTTATACGAAAATCATTCAACCGTTACAGCACAGGTAAAAAGAAGCCGAAACCTTAGCAATATCGACTATAAACAAAACTTAGATTTTGCTATTTTATCTAATGATATTGTATTTCAGACGCCTCTACAAAATGTAAAAGTTCTTTTATTACAGAATGGAAATTTCAATACAGCTATAAAAAATATTATTCCTCAATATACTATTGGTAATCAACTGGTTTATAAATACGATAAAGAAACTCAGTTTTGGGGTGGAAATGAATTTTTGTATTTTGAAAATAAAGATATTCGCGCCGCCAATAATAATGTTGCTAAAATAGGTTCTAATGGCGATATTTATAACGCTCATTTATATACTAATGCCGCAAGAGGAAATCAGATCTACACGAATTATGAAGATGTAAACGGAAACTTTGTGGTTAAGAACATCAATGCATCTAACAATGATATTGAAGCTGATTATGCTTGGGTTTACTTCACATTATCTGCTCCAGCATTTCGATTAAACAAAGACATTTACATTACCGGAATGTTTAATAACTACAGCCTTTCGCCAGAATATAAAATGGACTATAACACCGATAAAGCTGTTTTTGAAAAAGCCATTATGATCAAACAGGGATTCACTAATTTCCAGTACACTGTTGCTGATAAAAAAGGCGTTATTGATAACGAAAACGCTATTGACGGAAACTTCTATCAGACTGAAAACGAATACACAATTTTGGTTTATTATAAAGAAGCAACAGACCGTTATCAGCGCGTTATTGGTAAAGGAAATGCAAACTCTATCAATATAGTCAATTAA